A window of Candidatus Rokuibacteriota bacterium contains these coding sequences:
- a CDS encoding acyl-CoA/acyl-ACP dehydrogenase: MAGFTLSLTDEQKALKAAVFDLCQKYPDEYWRDLDERREYPEAFVQELTKAGYLAALIPQEYGGAGLGVLEAGLILEEINRSGGNSAACHAQMYIMGTLLRHGSEEQKQRYLPKIASGELRLQAFGVTEPNTGSDTTRLQTTAVRKGDRYIVNGQKIFISRVLQSDLMLLLARTTPLERVKRKTEGLSVFLVDIRNAKGLEVRPLRTMLNHATNQLFFDNLEVPAENLIGKEGEGFRYILGGMNAERILIASESIGDGRWFIERAVRYANQRVVFDRPIGQNQGVQFPIAKAHMAVEAADLMRLKAAALFDAGQPCGAEANMAKYLSAEAAWEAANTCLNTYGGYGFAAEYDVERKFRECRLMTIAPVSNNLVLAHVAQHVLGLPRSY, encoded by the coding sequence ATGGCAGGTTTCACCTTGAGTCTGACCGACGAGCAGAAAGCCCTGAAGGCAGCGGTCTTCGACCTCTGCCAGAAGTACCCCGACGAGTACTGGCGCGATCTCGACGAGCGGCGCGAGTACCCGGAGGCGTTCGTCCAGGAGCTGACGAAGGCCGGCTATCTCGCGGCGCTGATCCCCCAGGAGTACGGCGGCGCCGGCCTGGGCGTGCTGGAGGCGGGGTTGATCCTCGAGGAAATCAACCGCTCCGGCGGCAACTCCGCGGCGTGCCACGCCCAGATGTACATCATGGGGACGCTCCTGCGGCACGGCTCGGAGGAGCAGAAGCAGCGCTACCTCCCCAAGATCGCGAGCGGCGAGCTGCGGCTCCAGGCCTTCGGCGTCACCGAGCCCAACACGGGATCGGACACGACCAGGCTCCAGACCACCGCGGTGCGCAAGGGTGATCGCTACATCGTCAACGGCCAGAAGATCTTCATCTCCCGGGTCCTCCAGTCGGACCTGATGCTGCTCCTGGCGCGCACGACGCCCCTGGAGCGGGTGAAGCGGAAGACCGAAGGGCTGTCGGTCTTCCTGGTGGACATCCGGAACGCCAAGGGGCTCGAGGTCCGCCCGCTCAGGACCATGCTGAACCACGCCACCAACCAGCTCTTCTTCGACAACCTCGAGGTCCCGGCCGAGAACCTGATCGGCAAGGAAGGCGAAGGCTTCCGCTACATCCTGGGCGGGATGAACGCCGAGCGGATCCTGATCGCCTCCGAGTCGATCGGCGACGGTCGCTGGTTCATCGAGCGGGCGGTCCGCTACGCGAACCAGCGCGTGGTCTTCGACCGGCCCATCGGCCAGAACCAGGGGGTCCAGTTCCCGATCGCCAAAGCCCACATGGCCGTGGAGGCAGCAGACCTGATGCGCCTCAAGGCCGCGGCCCTCTTCGACGCCGGCCAACCGTGCGGGGCTGAGGCCAACATGGCCAAGTACCTGTCCGCCGAGGCTGCCTGGGAGGCCGCCAACACCTGCCTCAACACCTACGGCGGCTACGGCTTCGCCGCCGAGTACGACGTGGAGCGCAAGTTCAGGGAGTGCCGGCTCATGACCATCGCCCCCGTCTCCAACAACCTGGTCCTCGCCCACGTCGCCCAGCACGTCCTGGGCTTGCCGCGCTCGTATTAG